From Acidovorax sp. FHTAMBA, one genomic window encodes:
- a CDS encoding multidrug effflux MFS transporter, producing the protein MQFSRFLKMALILGLLSAIGPFAIDMYLPALPDIGASLGASVGAVQWSLTAFFLALGVGQLFYGPISDMVGRKPPLYFGLGVFTLASVGCALATDIETLVALRFVQGLGAAAGMAIPRAVVRDLHTGTEAARLMSLLMLVFSVSPILAPLAGSGVIALTGWRGVFWVVAVAAVAGLALVWGSLRETRPAADRVESSLGGALRAYALLLRDGHYLGLVFIGGCAMAGFFVYLAGSPFVLINHYGLTPTQYSLAFGVNAAAFIGASQFTATLGGRFGMVRVVKAAATASGAVMASLLLYYLAGGDDLAVLIGLYFGASALMGLVIPTTSVLALEKHGAIAGTASALLGTLQMLTGAAAMGVVGLFANGKPLPMVVGMATGALLGVVLCWITLARDPARRTVATHKAS; encoded by the coding sequence ATGCAATTTTCCCGTTTTCTCAAAATGGCCCTCATCCTGGGCCTGCTCTCGGCCATCGGGCCGTTTGCCATCGACATGTACCTGCCCGCTCTGCCCGACATTGGCGCCAGTCTGGGGGCATCTGTGGGCGCCGTGCAGTGGAGCCTGACGGCGTTTTTCCTGGCGCTCGGTGTCGGCCAGCTGTTTTATGGCCCCATTTCCGACATGGTGGGGCGCAAGCCGCCGCTGTACTTTGGCCTGGGCGTGTTCACGCTGGCCAGTGTGGGCTGCGCGCTGGCGACAGACATCGAAACGCTGGTGGCCCTGCGTTTCGTACAGGGGCTGGGGGCGGCGGCGGGCATGGCCATACCGCGCGCGGTGGTGCGCGACCTGCACACGGGCACCGAAGCGGCGCGCCTGATGTCGCTGCTGATGCTGGTGTTCAGCGTGTCACCCATCCTGGCGCCGCTCGCAGGCAGCGGGGTGATTGCGCTGACCGGCTGGCGCGGTGTGTTCTGGGTGGTGGCCGTGGCCGCCGTGGCGGGGCTGGCGCTGGTGTGGGGGAGCCTGCGGGAGACGCGCCCTGCGGCCGACCGCGTGGAAAGCAGCCTGGGTGGAGCCCTGCGCGCCTATGCATTGCTACTGCGCGACGGGCACTATTTGGGCCTGGTGTTCATAGGCGGCTGCGCCATGGCCGGTTTTTTTGTGTATCTGGCGGGCTCGCCCTTTGTGCTCATCAACCACTATGGGCTTACGCCCACGCAGTACAGCCTGGCTTTTGGGGTTAACGCGGCGGCGTTCATCGGCGCCTCCCAGTTCACCGCCACGCTGGGTGGGCGCTTTGGCATGGTGCGGGTGGTAAAGGCGGCGGCCACGGCCTCGGGCGCGGTGATGGCGTCGTTGCTGCTGTACTACCTGGCGGGCGGTGATGATTTGGCGGTGCTGATCGGCTTGTACTTTGGTGCCAGCGCGCTCATGGGGCTGGTGATACCCACCACCTCGGTGCTGGCGCTGGAAAAGCATGGCGCGATCGCCGGCACGGCATCCGCCCTGCTGGGCACCCTGCAGATGCTGACCGGCGCAGCCGCCATGGGCGTTGTCGGCCTGTTTGCCAATGGCAAACCGCTGCCCATGGTGGTGGGCATGGCCACTGGCGCGTTGTTGGGGGTGGTGCTGTGCTGGATCACCCTCGCACGCGACCCGGCCCGGCGCACGGTCGCGACGCACAAGGCATCTTGA
- a CDS encoding diguanylate cyclase produces MSPERQRLVRLLFDEYIEMYAARDARLVTRFSDNFSGFAGSSDQLIKSRSDWVDVTLQDFAQVPGRIGIDVVDLFPQELSDDVVAGTAFFHIHLPMPDVVFARETVRLVLVFRHEGGDWKIAHSSFSIPYGLAREGEVFPVGRLQQRNLELEALVEERTQALAEANQRLQLISNTDGLTGIANRRHFDQTLAHEWARAQRARTPLSLIMLDVDVFKHFNDHYGHLAGDKCLQTLALTLAQTGGRRDGDLVARFGGEEFVALLPASDAPAALEVARKIQHAMQSLALPHYGAPFGIVTVSFGVATVVPERDQAPEELVRRADRAMYQAKQSGRNCIVVAPD; encoded by the coding sequence ATGTCCCCAGAACGCCAACGGCTGGTCCGCCTGCTGTTCGACGAATACATCGAGATGTATGCCGCACGGGATGCGAGGCTGGTCACCCGCTTCAGCGACAACTTCAGCGGCTTTGCGGGCAGCAGCGACCAGCTGATCAAGAGCCGTAGCGACTGGGTGGACGTCACCTTGCAGGACTTTGCCCAGGTGCCCGGGCGCATCGGCATTGACGTGGTGGACCTCTTCCCCCAGGAGCTGAGCGATGACGTGGTGGCTGGCACCGCGTTTTTCCACATCCACCTGCCCATGCCTGACGTAGTGTTTGCCCGCGAGACCGTGCGGCTGGTGCTGGTGTTTCGCCATGAGGGCGGCGACTGGAAGATTGCGCACAGCAGCTTTTCCATCCCCTACGGCCTGGCGCGTGAAGGCGAGGTGTTTCCGGTAGGCCGCCTGCAGCAGCGCAACCTGGAGCTAGAGGCCCTGGTGGAGGAGCGCACCCAGGCCCTGGCCGAGGCGAACCAGCGCCTGCAGTTGATCAGCAACACCGACGGGCTCACCGGCATTGCCAACCGTCGGCATTTTGACCAGACCCTGGCGCATGAATGGGCGCGGGCCCAACGGGCGCGCACGCCGCTCTCGCTCATCATGCTGGACGTGGACGTGTTCAAGCACTTCAATGACCACTACGGCCACCTGGCCGGAGACAAATGCCTGCAGACCCTGGCCCTGACCCTGGCGCAAACGGGCGGGCGCCGCGATGGCGACCTGGTGGCGCGCTTTGGCGGCGAGGAGTTTGTGGCGCTGCTCCCCGCCTCCGACGCGCCGGCGGCCCTGGAAGTGGCGCGCAAGATCCAGCACGCCATGCAGTCGCTGGCCCTGCCGCACTATGGCGCCCCGTTTGGCATAGTGACGGTGAGCTTTGGCGTGGCCACTGTGGTGCCGGAGCGTGATCAGGCCCCCGAAGAACTCGTGCGCCGCGCCGACCGTGCGATGTACCAGGCAAAGCAGTCTGGCCGCAACTGCATTGTGGTGGCGCCTGACTGA